The following are from one region of the Oscarella lobularis chromosome 3, ooOscLobu1.1, whole genome shotgun sequence genome:
- the LOC136184507 gene encoding uncharacterized protein, with protein sequence MFPSSQCANESVFVRFPSPNTSQQFFSWLTYKSVTNRWISLTVCIMCALSVICNAAVIAWRCKQRRGSIVSFLIVNLAVADCAIAAAKMFFLAALLTSNSWCQAVDTVLSSLCFIGYLIFHLSSKMNSLILVTVALVELKELCNCFSIRQDIMKFLIISLVCLEWLLMALYTGFTAKRYFDELFTDENNKTINWNSCWSASTDGPYGTHKTSDVLFISVSSSLVFLSIIAYAVILIHLFRKRRHLSVETERNERFYNQLRFRLSVIMLVNGILILFLFAWDGYAMSHRENYSSFADNRNVRALYTATIITVPLISLVNPFLYTFFSKSFLRKLSQLIHMRCCKVRSRSFARDTSRTSLVDEQTALFTESSRSTTLY encoded by the coding sequence ATGTTCCCTTCATCTCAGTGCGCGAACGAGAGCGTCTTTGTCCGGTTTCCGTCGCCCAATACATCGCAGCAATTCTTCTCGTGGCTAACATATAAAAGCGTAACAAATAGGTGGATCAGCTTAACGGTTTGTATAATGTGTGCGCTTTCGGTCATCTGCAATGCGGCTGTCATTGCGTGGAGGTGCAAACAGAGAAGAGGATcaatcgtctcctttctcATAGTAAATCTAGCTGTAGCCGATTGTGCTATTGCCGCAGCAAAGATGTTTTTCCTCGCGGCGCTGCTGACGTCTAACAGTTGGTGTCAAGCTGTGGACACCGTTCTTTCGAGCCTTTGCTTCATCGGCTACTTGATTTTTCACTTGTCAAGTAAGATGAACTCCCTCATTTTGGTAACTGTGGCACTCGTTGAGTTGAAAGAGCTGTGCAATTGTTTCAGTATCAGGCAAGATATAATGaaatttttgattatttctCTTGTCTGTTTGGAATGGCTCTTGATGGCGTTGTACACTGGATTCACGGCTAAAAGGTACTTCGACGAACTGTTTACAGATGAAAATAATAAGACGATTAATTGGAATTCTTGTTGGTCCGCTTCGACCGACGGACCCTACGGCACTCACAAGACTTCCGATGTTCTTTTCATTTCCGTGAGCTCGTCGTTGGTTTTTCTGAGTATCATTGCCTATGCCGTTATTCTGATTCATTTATTTCGAAAGAGAAGGCACTTGTCAGTTGAGACTGAAAGAAATGAGAGGTTTTACAATCAGTTGCGATTTCGACTTTCGGTTATCATGCTTGTAAATGGAATTTTGATcttgtttctttttgcttggGATGGCTATGCCATGAGCCATCGTGAAAATTACAGTTCGTTCGCAGATAACAGGAATGTTAGAGCCTTGTATACTGCAACTATTATTACCGTGCCACTGATTTCGCTTGTGAATCCATTTCTCTACACCTTCTTCTCAAAGTCATTTCTGAGAAAGCTGAGCCAACTTATCCATATGCGTTGCTGCAAAGTACGGAGTCGGTCTTTTGCAAGGGACACAAGCAGAACGTCTTTAGTCGATGAGCAGACAGCTTTATTTACGGAATCTTCTCGGAGTACTACACTGTACTAA